From a region of the Zingiber officinale cultivar Zhangliang chromosome 4B, Zo_v1.1, whole genome shotgun sequence genome:
- the LOC121974475 gene encoding E3 ubiquitin-protein ligase listerin-like isoform X3, producing the protein MPNSDNGNCSPEQKLISRARAAAESSVENLLAMHKCFLQHMKSKHPSVRTATYSIIASIIKNIPHVLNEENVKVLSIAILGVLQEKDASCHSSMWDMLLLFSKKIPNGWSYCNTQKVVLNRFWHFLRNGCQGSQQVSYPVLVLFLDSIPTDVNLGEQFVDYFFQNLWAGRHSSCHSLADSKALFGAFKECFLWVLHHVSRYCKTKDDQSELPIKLINDIFVELLLNDYLLSASVKKQDESSQARSDISTDGGSSLSHERSQQRVNSSHQAFFTEELLRCIIGILLEISQEDQNLTSVFCTSFQKDCLEIIREGDSLQNFPECIERIVRFFLLIDKCILLKGHDWPLHFLGRPLFFTTFPVIKSMDSLDAVKLLSILVEIFGPDQIFSEFDSPNAMDIETKTKHFFHTFNNDFIPWCLEGVGSFGNLKLDFLLDLFQDDYFFQQWCAVITYCVDDTKFTETSDNISNIQVLAMLIGKVRERIRSKKLGRLRKFGLSPEHWHHDLLNSSAISFAHQTSMINCHAQFLCAVLGGSAEDDQLCFLSKETLIIVWEGILRKMTSLLTSSSFHWVHFACSLILGSDHNDFLKLQEASFSMKVAMAQFSFEVLKGSIFCLKIIDDSCTLVSSLLATLFVLDWENCMMALTCTNDKFDCSKYAGDIDNSLLETKVLGNEEQVDAKLALGRKFCAYRRKITPNFLKNTSRETQSRFQNILVKIVRFALLDSDDLVSPKQSISFCEWVLDMAEIICHTRKEMQILLDQLFQEGKSWPFWVKSLIDSGNRVATFQRGTASLSVNEHHNHSFVAFADKLVSRLGVDVVIAGLTEISIGSSRIEVVSGFSSPYKREWLAAEIISSWEWQVSNATEAFLPLLSKYARTETSTLEANILFSIINTLIDGAITHETHDHWASFDSWRVLHDEFDKINDLFLRGLVSLLSTLFVKEKVWGKCEAIQLFKQLMDKLYVGTSVVQYCLRILPFILSIIIPSALENSESDGTTEEISKDSLHENPTRKYVMSWLENSLSFPSIISAKTEQDVEEWIQAVISCFPLRTTVETGKFEVSLLRNVSNEEATLLLSLFRKQVCLNDASAATNQKQIILGKLIAVSVGYCWQKFDKDDWSFVLDNSHRWLESSVLLLEEITDSIDDAIVNHTIINGLECTQKKLEISLQNYDPWIFHLSTAALVTLRLLSQPEEHEKTDSTEALHHIKLGKWADMKDQTMASILRLFFATGASEAIANSCSGNLSNVVASSRLMQSHFWGMIASFVWNSPKLVRSAAVESMKLWGLSKDSISSLYAILFSSRPISSLQFAAYCLLSSEPLCHLSVASEGSPEGEGSSFMESELSLDVESSTEETFCLRDEISFLIQRQSADLPEMDLISQERVNVFIAWALLLSCLNSFSPSSKAREKMVQYIQDSVSSTILDCIFQHIPLKSGANNVKKKEIELAVEASNAANAARHSITTCSLELYVQSLWPVRIDTMASLAGSIYGMMIHLLPSYVRNWFSSLRDRSLSSAVESFTKAWCSPPLLLDELSQVKETVFADDNFSVSVNRSASEIIATYKKEETGMDLVIHLPSSYPLRPVDVECARSLGISEVKQRKWLLSLTAFVRNQNGAIAEAIRIWKSNFDKEFLGVEECPICYSINHTTNHSLPRLACKTCKHKFHSACLYKWFSTSHKSTCPLCQSPF; encoded by the exons ATGCCAAACTCTGATAATGGAAATTGTTCGCCCGAACAAAAGCTTATATCCAGAGCAAGGGCTGCTGCAGAGTCTTCTGTTGAAAATCTGCTTGCTATGCATAAGTGTTTTCTTCAACATATGAAATCCAAGCATCCCAGTGTTCGTACAGCTACATATTCTATCATAGCTAGCATTATAAAAAATATCCCGCATGTCTTGAATGAAGAAAATGTGAAGGTGCTTTCAATTGCCATACTTGGTGTTTTACaagagaaggatgcatcttgccATTCGTCCATGTGGGATATGTTATtgcttttttcaaaaaaaatcccAAATGGTTGGTCATATTGTAACACCCAGAAAGTTGTCCTCAACAGATTTTGGCATTTCTTAAGAAACGGATGTCAGGGATCACAACAAGTTTCATATCCAGTACTTGTGCTATTCTTGGATTCAATACCGACTGATGTAAACCTTGGCGAGCAatttgttgattattttttccaaaatCTTTGGGCTGGAAGACATTCTTCATGCCACTCACTTGCTGATAGCAAGGCTTTATTTGGTGCATTTAAAGAATGTTTTCTCTGGGTGTTACATCATGTATCAAG aTATTGTAAAACAAAAGATGACCAAAGTGAACTTCCTATCAAGTTGATAAATGATATTTTTGTAGAACTATTATTGAATGACTATCTGCTGTCAGCTAGCGTGAAAAAGCAAGATGAAAGTTCACAAGCAAGGTCTGATATCTCAACTGATGGTGGCAGTTCGCTGTCTCATGAAAGGTCACAACAGAGAGTTAATAGTAGCCATCAAGCGTTTTTTACTGAAGAGTTATTGAGGTGTATTATTGGAATTCTATTAGAGATCTCCCAAGAGGATCAAAATTTGACAAGTGTTTTCTGTACATCCTTTCAGAAGGACTGTCTTGAAATTATTCGAGAAGGGGATTCCTTGCAAAATTTTCCTGAGTGTATAGAAAGAATTGTCAGATTTTTTCTATTAATTGATAAGTGTATTTTGCTGAAAGGTCATGATTGGCCTTTGCACTTTTTAGGCCGACCACTGTTTTTTACCACCTTCCCTGTGATTAAGTCTATG GATTCTCTGGATGCAGTCAAGCTTCTGTCCATCTTGGTTGAAATATTTGGGCCCGATCAAATATTCTCAGAGTTTGATAGCCCAAATGCAATGGATATTGAAACCAAGACGAAGCATTTTTTTCATACATTCAATAATGACTTTATTCCATGGTGTTTAGAAGGAGTTGGTAGTTTCGGAAATCTAAAACTAGATTTTCTGCTCGATTTGTTTCAAGATGACTATTTTTTTCAGCAATGGTGTGCAGTCATCACCTATTGTGTAGATGATACAAAATTCACCGAAACCTCAGACAACATTAGTAATATTCAGGTGCTTGCTATGCTCATTGGGAAGGTCAGGGAAAGAATTAGGAGCAAGAAGCTGGGAAGGCTGCGAAAGTTTGGCTTGTCACCAGAACATTGGCACCACGACTTGCTAAATTCATCTGCAATAAGTTTTGCTCACCAGACTTCCATGATAAACTGTCATGCTCAATTTCTATG TGCCGTACTTGGAGGGTCAGCCGAAGATGATCAGCTTTGCTTTTTGTCTAAAGAAACTTTAATTATTGTCTGGgagggaattttgagaaaaatgacATCACTTCTTACTTCGTCATCATTTCATTGGGTTCATTTTGCATGCTCTTTGATTCTAGGTTCTGACCACAATGATTTTCTTAAGCTGCAAGAAGCATCTTTCTCAATGAAGGTTGCAATGGCTCAATTTTCTTTTGAAGTTCTCAAGGGTAGCATATTTTGCTTGAAGATAATTGATGATAGTTGCACCTTAGTTTCTTCACTCTTAGCAACCCTATTTGTTCTTGATTGGGAAAATTGCATGATGGCTCTGACTTGTACTAATGATAAATTTGATTGTTCAAAATATGCTGGTGATATTGATAATTCTCTGTTGGAAACTAAAGTTCTTGGCAATGAGGAGCAGGTTGATGCCAAGTTGGCTTTGGGAAGAAAATTTTGTGCCTATCGCCGTAAGATAACTCCTAATTTCTTGAAAAACACAAGTCGCGAGACACAATCAAGATTTCAAAACATTTTAGTGAAAATAGTAAGGTTTGCATTACTAGACTCAGATGATTTAGTTTCTCCAAAACAATCTATTTCATTCTGTGAATGGGTGTTAGATATGGCAGAAATAATATGCCACACTAGAAAAGAGATGCAGATTTTGTTGGACCAATTATTCCAAGAGGGAAAATCTTGGCCTTTCTGGGTTAAATCACTCATTGACAGTGGGAACAGAGTTGCAACCTTCCAGCGTGGGACAGCTTCATTGAGTGTTAAT GAACATCATAATCACAGTTTTGTTGCTTTTGCTGACAAGCTTGTTTCAAGACTTGGAGTCGATGTGGTAATTGCAGGTCTTACAGAGATTTCTATTGGCTCATCGCGCATTGAGGTTGTTTCAGGATTTTCATCTCCTTACAAACGTGAGTGGCTTGCTGCTGAAATAATTTCTTCATGGGAGTGGCAAGTGAGTAATGCAACAGAGGCTTTCTTACCTTTGCTTAGCAAATATGCAAGAACTGAAACCTCTACTCTTGAAGCTAATATTTTGTTCTCTATTATTAACACATTAATTGATGGAGCTATTACACATGAAACTCATGATCACTGGGCATCTTTTGATTCATGGAGGGTTCTGCATGATGAATTTGATAAAATCAATGATCTATTTCTCCGTGGCCTAGTTTCCTTGCTCTCTACTTTGTTTGTCAAGGAAAAAGTCTGGGGAAAGTGTGAGGCCATTCAATTATTTAAACAGCTTATGGATAAACTTTATGTTGGCACTTCTGTAGTGCAGTATTGCCTTAGAATTCTTCCTTTCATTTTAAGTATTATTATACCATCAGCACTAGAAAACTCAGAATCTGATGGCACAACTGAAGAAATTTCGAAAGATTCTCTACACGAAAACCCAACAAGGAAATATGTCATGAGTTGGCTTGAAAACTCCCTTTCCTTTCCTTCAATAATCTCAGCCAAAACAGAACAAG ACGTTGAAGAATGGATCCAGGCTGTTATATCATGTTTTCCATTGAGGACAACAGTGGAAACTGGGAAATTTGAAGTAAGTTTATTGAGGAATGTGAGCAATGAGGAGGCAACTTTGCTTCTGAGTTTATTCAGAAAGCAAGTATGCTTAAATGATGCTTCTGCAGCCACTAATCAGAAGCAGATTATTTTAGGGAAACTAATAGCTGTTTCCGTTGGGTATTGCTGGCAAAAATTTGATAAAGATGACTGGAGTTTTGTGTTAGATAATTCACATAGGTGGTTGGAGTCGTCTGTTTTGTTGCTGGAAGAGATAACTGATAGCATTGATGATGCAATAGTTAACCACACAATTATAAATGGCTTAGAATGTACTCAAAAGAAGCTCGAAATCTCTCTTCAGAATTATGATCCATGGATATTTCATTTATCAACTGCTGCATTAGTTACATTACGTCTTCTCTCACAACCGGAAGAACATGAAAAAACAGATAGTACTGAGGCTTTGCATCACATAAAACTTGGAAAGTGGGCTGACATGAAAGATCAAACCATGGCAAGTATCTTACGCTTGTTTTTTGCAACTGGAGCTAGTGAGGCTATTGCAAACTCATGTAGTGGAAATTTATCGAATGTTGTTGCTTCAAGTAGGCTGATGCAATCACATTTTTGGGGTATGATAGCATCATTTGTTTGGAATTCTCCTAAGCTAGTGAGAAGTGCAGCAGTGGAGTCAATGAAACTTTGGGGTCTTAGCAAGGATTCCATAAGTTCATTGTATGCTATTCTTTTCTCCTCAAGACCAATCTCATCGTTACAGTTTGCAGCTTATTGTCTTCTCTCTTCTGAGCCTCTATGTCATTTGTCAGTTGCATCAGAAGGTAGTCCGGAGGGAGAAGGTAGCTCATTTATGGAGTCAGAACTCTCATTGGATGTGGAATCATCCACCGAAGAAACTTTCTGTTTGAGAGATGAGATATCCTTTCTCATACAGAGACAAAGTGCTGACCTCCCAGAGATGGACTTGATATCTCAAGAGAGG GTGAATGTATTTATAGCCTGGGCGCTTTTGCTTTCTTGTCTAAATTCATTTTCTCCTTCATCCAAGGCTAGGGAAAAAATGGTTCAATACATACAGGACTCAGTTAGTTCAACGATATTAGATTGCATTTTCCAGCATATTCCTTTGAAGAGCGGAGCAAATAatgtaaagaaaaaggaaattgaaCTTGCAGTCGAAGCTTCTAATGCTGCTAATGCTGCTAGACATTCAATTACTACATGCTCTCTAGAATTATATGTACAATCACTCTGGCCTGTTAGGATTGATACAATGGCCTCACTGGCTGGTTCAATATATGGAATGATGATTCATCTTCTTCCCTCTTATGTTCGTAATTGGTTTTCTAGTCTGCGCGATCGCTCTCTGTCATCTGctgttgaatcttttacaaaAGCTTGGTGCAGTCCTCCTCTTCTTTTGGATGAACTTTCCCAG GTCAAAGAGACTGTCTTTGCTGATGACAACTTCTCAGTGAGTGTAAATAGGTCAGCTTCTGAGATAATTGCTACTTATAAAAAGGAAGAGACtgggatggatcttgtgattcaCCTTCCAAGTTCCTATCCCTTGCGCCCTGTGGATGTTGAATGTGCAAGAAGTTTGGGAATTAGTGAAGTAAAACAACGCAAATGGTTGCTGTCTTTGACAGCATTTGTTCGCAATCAG